The Oncorhynchus nerka isolate Pitt River linkage group LG12, Oner_Uvic_2.0, whole genome shotgun sequence genome includes a region encoding these proteins:
- the LOC135574415 gene encoding uncharacterized protein LOC135574415 translates to MVPDVSKFAAACIVWAQNKTSRQAPAGLLQPLPVPHCLWSHISLDFVSGLPPSDGNTTILTVVDRFSKATYFIPLPKLPSAKETAQLMVQHVFRIHGLPVDMSNRQSEQANQDLDTTLCFLVSANPTAWSQPHRLGANPTTWSQPHRQEPTPPPRSQPHRPEPTLPAWSQPHLLEPTPPPRSQPHRLGANPTAWSQPHRQEPTPPPRSQPHRLEPTLPAWSQPRRLEPTPPPSSQPHRPGANLTAWSQPHHLGANPTGANPTAWSQPHRLEPTPPPRSQLRRLEPTPPPRSQPHHLGANPTTWSQPHHQEPTPPPRSQPRWGLPPSDGNTTILTVVDRFSKATYFIPLPKLPSAKETAQLMVQHVFRIHGLPVDMSNRQSEQANQDLDTTLCFLVSANPTAWSQPHRLGANPITWSQPHRQEPTPPPRSQPHRPEPTLPAWSQPHLLEPTPPPRSQPHRLGANPTAWSQPHRQEPTPPPRSQPHRLSQPYRPGANLAAWSQPHHLEPTPPARSQPNRLEPTPPPRSQPHRPGANSTARSQPHRLGANPTAWSQPHRLEPTPPPRSQPHRLGANLTAWSQPHHLGANPTGLEPTPLPGANPTEPTPPPGANPTARSQPHRLGANPTAWSQPHRLEPTPPPRSQLRRLEPTPPPRSQPHHLGANPTTWSQPHHQEPTPPPRSQPHRLEPTPPAWSQPHRLEPTPPPRIQPHRLEPTPPPRSQPHRLEPTPPPRSQPHRLEPTPPPRSQPHRPGANATA, encoded by the exons ATGGTCCCTGACGTCTCCAAGTTTGCCGCCGCCTGCATCGTCTGGGCTCAGAATAAGACTTCTCGGCAAGCTCCAGCAGGCCTCCTTCAACCTCTTCCtgtccctcactgtctctggtcacATATATCCCTGGACTTCGTCAGCGGTCTCCCtccgtctgatggcaacaccacTATCCTCACAGTGGTGGACAGGTTTTCCAAAGCCACCTATTTCATTCCCCTCCCCAAGCTACCgtctgccaaggagacggcccagctcatggtgcaacACGTCTTTCGGATCCATGGACTTCCGGTGGACATG TCTAACCGCCAGTCGGAGCAAGCTAATCAGGACCTGGATACTACTCTTTGTTTCCTCGTCTCTGCCAACCCCACCGCCTGGAGCCAACCCCACCGCCTAggagccaaccccaccacctggagccaacCCCACCGCCAGGAGCCAACCCCACCGCCTAGGAGCCAACCCCACCGCCCGGAGCCAACCCTACCAGCCTGGAGCCAACCTCACCTCCTggagccaaccccaccacctaGGAGCCAACCCCACCGCCTAGGAGCCAACCCCACTGCCTGGAGCCAACCCCACCGCCAGGAGCCAACCCCACCGCCTAGGAGCCAACCCCACCGCCTGGAGCCAACCCTACCGGCCTGGAGCCAACCTCGCCGCCTggagccaaccccaccacctaGTAGTCAACCCCACCGGCCTGGAGCCAACCTCACCGCCTggagccaaccccaccacctaGGAGCCAACCCCACCG GAGCCAACCCCACCGCCTGGAGCCAACCTCACCGCCTggagccaaccccaccacctaGGAGCCAACTCCGCCGCCTGGAGCCAACCCCACCGCCTAggagccaaccccaccacctaggagccaaccccaccacctggagccaaccccaccaccaGGAGCCAACCCCACCGCCTAGGAGCCAACCGCGGTGGGGTCTCCCtccgtctgatggcaacaccacTATCCTCACAGTGGTGGACAGGTTTTCCAAAGCCACCTATTTCATTCCCCTCCCCAAGCTACCgtctgccaaggagacggcccagctcatggtgcaacACGTCTTTCGGATCCATGGACTTCCGGTGGACATG TCTAACCGCCAGTCGGAGCAAGCTAATCAGGACCTGGATACTACTCTTTGTTTCCTCGTCTCTGCCAACCCCACCGCCTGGAGCCAACCCCACCGCCTAGGAGCCAACCCCATCACCTGGAGCCAACCCCACCGCCAGGAGCCAACCCCACCGCCTAGGAGCCAACCCCACCGCCCGGAGCCAACCCTACCAGCCTGGAGCCAACCTCACCTCCTggagccaaccccaccacctaGGAGCCAACCCCACCGCCTAGGAGCCAACCCCACTGCCTGGAGCCAACCCCACCGCCAGGAGCCAACCCCACCGCCTAGGAGCCAACCCCACCGCCTGAGCCAACCCTACCGGCCTGGAGCCAACCTCGCCGCCTggagccaaccccaccaccta GAGCCAACCCCACCGGCCCGGAGCCAACCTAACCGCCTggagccaaccccaccacctaGGAGCCAACCCCACCGGCCTGGAGCCAACTCCACCGCCAGGAGCCAACCCCACCGCCTAGGAGCCAACCCCACCGCCTGGAGCCAACCTCACCGCCTggagccaaccccaccacctaGGAGCCAACCCCACCGGCTTGGAGCCAACCTCACCGCCTggagccaaccccaccacctaGGAGCCAACCCCACCGGCCTGGAGCCAACTCCACTGCCTGGAGCCAACCCCACT GAGCCAACCCCGCCGCCTGGAGCCAACCCCACCGCCAGGAGTCAACCCCACCGCCTAGGAGCCAACCCCACCGCCTGGAGCCAACCTCACCGCCTggagccaaccccaccacctaGGAGCCAACTCCGCCGCCTGGAGCCAACCCCACCGCCTAggagccaaccccaccacctaggagccaaccccaccacctggagccaaccccaccaccaGGAGCCAACCCCACCGCCTAGGAGCCAACCCCACCGCCTGGAGCCAACCCCACCTGCCTGGAGCCAACCTCACCGCCTggagccaaccccaccacctaGGATCCAACCCCACCGCCTGGAGCCAACCCCCCCGCCTAGGAGCCAACCCCACCGCCTGGAGCCAACACCACCACCTAGGAGCCAACCCCACCGCCTggagccaaccccaccacctaGGAGCCAACCCCACCGGCCTGGAGCCAACGCCACCGCCTAg